One part of the Vogesella sp. LIG4 genome encodes these proteins:
- the rlmE gene encoding 23S rRNA (uridine(2552)-2'-O)-methyltransferase RlmE, with product MARSKTSNAWLKEHVNDSYVQQAQKDGYRARAAYKLLEINDKDKLIRPGTVLADLGSAPGSWSQVAARIVGDQGKVFALDILPMDAIPDVAFIQGDFREQEVLEEFVALLGGRELDLVISDMAPNISGMSSIDQARSFHLTELALEFARDHLKPGGSFLVKVFQGSEFQDYMKAMRELFTEVVTRKPKASRDRSSEIYLLGKGRR from the coding sequence ATGGCGCGCAGTAAAACCAGTAATGCCTGGCTGAAGGAACACGTCAACGATTCGTACGTGCAGCAGGCACAGAAAGACGGCTACCGGGCCCGTGCCGCCTACAAGCTGCTGGAGATCAACGACAAGGACAAGCTGATCCGCCCCGGCACCGTGCTGGCGGACCTGGGCTCGGCGCCCGGCAGCTGGTCGCAGGTGGCGGCGCGCATCGTGGGCGACCAGGGCAAGGTGTTCGCGCTGGACATCCTGCCGATGGATGCGATTCCCGATGTGGCCTTCATCCAGGGCGACTTTCGCGAGCAGGAAGTGCTGGAAGAATTCGTCGCCCTGCTGGGCGGGCGCGAACTTGATCTTGTAATTTCCGACATGGCGCCCAATATCTCCGGGATGAGCAGTATCGATCAGGCCAGAAGCTTCCACCTGACTGAGCTCGCGCTGGAATTTGCCCGCGACCATTTGAAACCTGGCGGCAGCTTTCTCGTCAAAGTGTTCCAGGGGAGCGAATTTCAGGATTACATGAAAGCCATGCGCGAACTGTTTACCGAAGTGGTAACACGCAAGCCCAAGGCTTCGCGTGATCGCTCCAGTGAAATCTACCTGCTGGGCAAGGGCCGTCGCTGA
- the glmM gene encoding phosphoglucosamine mutase has translation MGRKYFGTDGVRGEVGKFPITPDFVLRLGYAAGKVLVDHERQEHPTVIIGKDTRISGYMLEAALQAGFTAAGVNVLLTGPLPTPGIAYLTRALRLSAGVMISASHNPYQDNGIKFFAEGGKKLDDALELQIEAMLDSPMETSPSRELGRARRIDGAAERYIEFCKSTFPNELDLKGLKLVVDCAHGATYHIAPKVFHELGAELITIGAEPNGYNINDGVGATHPEAVAAAVLAHGADFGISLDGDGDRLMMADRHGRLYDGDQLIYVVAKARAARGQLHGGVVGTVMTNMAMELALQQQGIAFGRAKVGDRYVLEMLHANGWQVGGEASGHILCLDKHSTGDGIISCLQVLAACQELGKDLAAICSDWQPFPQKMINVRLDGQDWQTASAERHEAAKAALAGRGRVVLRPSGTEPVVRVMVEADDVALAVHWAEDIAAAIRGS, from the coding sequence ATGGGCCGCAAATATTTTGGTACCGACGGCGTACGAGGCGAAGTCGGCAAGTTTCCGATCACCCCGGATTTCGTGCTGCGCCTGGGTTACGCCGCCGGCAAGGTGCTGGTGGACCACGAGCGCCAGGAACACCCGACGGTGATCATCGGCAAGGACACCCGCATCTCCGGCTACATGCTGGAGGCCGCGCTGCAGGCCGGCTTCACCGCCGCCGGCGTCAACGTGCTGCTTACCGGCCCGCTGCCGACGCCGGGCATCGCCTACCTGACCCGCGCGCTGCGGCTGTCGGCCGGGGTGATGATCTCCGCCTCGCACAATCCTTACCAGGATAACGGCATCAAGTTCTTCGCCGAAGGCGGCAAGAAGCTGGACGATGCGCTGGAGCTGCAGATCGAGGCGATGCTGGATTCGCCGATGGAAACCAGCCCGTCGCGCGAGCTGGGCCGTGCCCGCCGCATCGACGGCGCCGCCGAGCGCTACATCGAATTCTGCAAGAGCACCTTCCCCAACGAGCTGGACCTCAAGGGCCTGAAGCTGGTGGTGGACTGCGCGCATGGCGCCACCTACCACATCGCGCCCAAGGTATTCCACGAGCTGGGGGCCGAGCTGATCACCATCGGTGCCGAGCCCAACGGCTACAACATCAACGACGGCGTGGGCGCCACCCATCCGGAGGCGGTGGCTGCCGCGGTGCTGGCGCATGGCGCCGACTTCGGCATTTCGCTGGACGGCGATGGCGACCGGCTGATGATGGCCGACCGCCACGGCCGGCTGTACGACGGCGACCAGCTGATCTACGTGGTGGCCAAGGCGCGCGCCGCGCGCGGCCAGCTGCACGGCGGCGTGGTGGGCACGGTGATGACCAATATGGCGATGGAACTGGCGCTGCAGCAGCAGGGCATCGCCTTTGGCCGCGCCAAGGTGGGCGACCGCTACGTGCTGGAGATGCTGCATGCCAACGGCTGGCAGGTGGGCGGGGAAGCTTCCGGCCACATCCTGTGCCTGGACAAGCACAGCACCGGCGACGGCATCATTTCCTGCCTGCAGGTGTTGGCCGCATGCCAGGAGCTGGGCAAGGACCTGGCTGCCATCTGCAGCGACTGGCAGCCGTTCCCGCAAAAGATGATCAATGTGCGCCTCGATGGCCAGGACTGGCAGACTGCCAGCGCCGAGCGGCACGAGGCGGCCAAGGCGGCGCTGGCCGGCCGTGGCCGCGTGGTGCTGCGTCCGTCCGGTACCGAACCGGTGGTACGGGTAATGGTGGAGGCTGACGATGTCGCGCTGGCCGTGCACTGGGCCGAGGACATCGCTGCCGCCATCCGCGGCAGTTGA
- the ftsH gene encoding ATP-dependent zinc metalloprotease FtsH — protein sequence MNNIGKNIAIWVIIGLVLMTVFNQFTKRQETQNQVEYSQFMSDVETGKVQSLTIEGNPLRGQWIRGKRNDGSQFSTFAPLDTKLVDVLINNNVRFSAKPEEEQSMLMQIFISWFPMLLLIGVWFFFMRQMQGGGKGGAFSFGKSKARMLDHDANTVTFADVAGCDEAKEEVKEIVDYLRDPTKYQSLGGRIPRGILLCGSPGTGKTLLAKAIAGEAKVPFFSISGSDFVEMFVGVGASRVRDMFEQAKKNAPCIIFIDEIDAVGRQRGAGLGGGNDEREQTLNQLLVEMDGFETNQTVIVIAATNRPDVLDPALQRPGRFDRQVVVPLPDIRGREQILGVHMRKVPIAADVDAPVIARGTPGFSGADLANLVNEAALFAARRNKRLVDMLDFESAKDKIMMGAERKSMVMSEEEKKNTAYHESGHAVVAKLLPKSDPVHKVTIIPRGRALGVTMQLPEEDRYAYDRGYLLDRIAILFGGRIAEELFMNQMTTGASNDFERATQMARDMVTRYGMSDKLGPMVYGENEGEVFLGRSITTHKNLSEATMQQVDQEIRHIIDQQYSLARRLLDENRDKVEAMTAALLEWETIDAEQINDIMDGRPPRPPKPGGGFAKPEPKNPPPPAPEASITPAQEV from the coding sequence GTGAACAATATCGGGAAGAACATAGCGATCTGGGTGATCATCGGTCTGGTACTGATGACGGTGTTCAACCAGTTCACCAAACGGCAGGAAACCCAGAACCAGGTCGAGTATTCGCAATTCATGAGCGATGTCGAAACTGGCAAGGTGCAGTCCCTTACCATCGAGGGCAATCCGTTGCGCGGCCAGTGGATTCGCGGCAAGCGCAACGACGGCTCCCAGTTCAGCACCTTTGCACCGCTGGATACCAAGCTGGTGGATGTGCTGATCAACAACAACGTGCGCTTCTCCGCCAAGCCGGAAGAAGAGCAGTCGATGCTGATGCAGATCTTCATCAGCTGGTTCCCGATGCTGCTGCTGATCGGCGTGTGGTTCTTCTTCATGCGCCAGATGCAGGGCGGCGGCAAGGGCGGTGCGTTCTCGTTCGGCAAGAGCAAGGCGCGCATGCTGGACCATGACGCCAACACCGTAACCTTCGCCGATGTCGCCGGTTGCGACGAGGCCAAGGAAGAGGTGAAGGAGATCGTCGACTACCTGCGCGACCCTACCAAGTACCAGAGCCTGGGTGGCCGCATCCCGCGCGGCATCCTGCTGTGCGGCTCGCCGGGTACCGGTAAGACGCTGCTGGCCAAGGCCATTGCCGGCGAAGCCAAGGTGCCGTTCTTCAGCATCTCCGGTTCCGACTTCGTGGAAATGTTCGTCGGCGTGGGCGCTTCGCGCGTGCGTGACATGTTCGAGCAGGCCAAGAAGAACGCACCGTGCATCATCTTCATCGACGAAATCGATGCGGTTGGCCGTCAGCGTGGCGCCGGCCTCGGCGGTGGCAACGACGAACGCGAACAGACCCTCAACCAGCTGCTGGTGGAGATGGATGGCTTTGAAACCAACCAGACCGTGATCGTGATCGCCGCCACCAACCGTCCGGACGTGCTCGACCCGGCGCTGCAGCGCCCGGGCCGTTTCGACCGCCAGGTGGTGGTGCCGCTGCCGGATATCCGCGGCCGCGAGCAGATCCTCGGCGTGCATATGCGCAAGGTGCCGATTGCTGCCGACGTGGATGCGCCGGTAATCGCACGCGGTACCCCGGGCTTCTCCGGTGCCGACCTCGCCAACCTGGTGAACGAGGCCGCGCTGTTTGCCGCCCGCCGCAACAAGCGTCTGGTGGACATGCTGGACTTCGAATCCGCCAAGGACAAGATCATGATGGGCGCCGAGCGCAAGTCCATGGTGATGTCCGAGGAAGAGAAGAAGAACACCGCTTACCACGAGTCCGGCCATGCGGTTGTCGCCAAGCTGCTGCCGAAGTCCGACCCGGTACACAAGGTCACCATCATCCCGCGTGGTCGTGCACTGGGCGTGACCATGCAGCTGCCGGAAGAAGATCGCTACGCTTACGACCGTGGCTACCTGCTGGACCGTATCGCCATCCTGTTCGGCGGCCGTATCGCCGAAGAGCTGTTCATGAACCAGATGACCACCGGCGCCAGCAACGACTTCGAGCGAGCCACCCAGATGGCGCGCGACATGGTGACCCGCTACGGCATGTCCGACAAGCTGGGCCCGATGGTGTACGGCGAGAACGAGGGTGAAGTGTTCCTCGGCCGCTCCATCACCACCCACAAGAACCTGTCGGAAGCCACCATGCAGCAGGTGGATCAGGAAATCCGCCACATCATCGACCAGCAGTACTCGCTGGCGCGTCGCCTGCTGGACGAAAACCGCGACAAGGTAGAGGCGATGACCGCTGCGCTGCTGGAATGGGAAACCATCGACGCCGAGCAGATCAACGACATCATGGATGGCCGCCCGCCGCGTCCGCCCAAGCCGGGTGGCGGTTTTGCCAAGCCGGAGCCGAAGAATCCGCCGCCGCCGGCCCCCGAGGCCAGCATCACGCCGGCGCAGGAAGTGTAA
- the greA gene encoding transcription elongation factor GreA — MIKIPLTVRGAELLKAELQRLKSVERPSVIEAIAEARAQGDLSENAEYDAAKERQAFVEGRIAELEGKISNAQIIDPNDLDADGRIVFAATVKLMDLENDDAVTYQIVGDDEADIKDGKVSINSPIARALIGKEAGDVAEVQAPGGIREYEILDVLYI, encoded by the coding sequence ATGATCAAAATCCCGCTGACCGTGCGTGGCGCCGAGCTGCTCAAGGCCGAGCTGCAGCGTCTGAAAAGCGTGGAGCGCCCGTCCGTGATCGAGGCCATCGCCGAAGCGCGTGCCCAGGGCGACCTGTCGGAAAACGCCGAATACGATGCCGCCAAGGAACGCCAGGCGTTCGTGGAAGGCCGCATCGCCGAGCTGGAAGGCAAGATTTCCAACGCCCAGATCATCGACCCGAACGATCTGGACGCCGATGGCCGCATCGTGTTTGCTGCCACCGTGAAGCTGATGGACCTGGAAAACGACGACGCGGTAACCTACCAGATCGTGGGTGACGACGAAGCCGACATCAAGGACGGCAAAGTGTCGATCAACTCCCCGATCGCCCGCGCGCTGATCGGCAAGGAAGCCGGCGACGTGGCCGAGGTACAGGCCCCGGGCGGCATCCGCGAATACGAAATCCTGGACGTACTCTATATCTGA
- a CDS encoding DedA family protein codes for MDILQILLDLFTGYGYLAVFLVLLVCGFGVPIPEDITLVAGGIISGLGYTEVNWMFVVGMAGVLVGDGIMFFAGRFFGNRVLRFRPVAKVMTQARFEAVQEKFARYGNWVLFVARFLPGLRSPIFLTAGLTRRIPYWRFLLMDGFAALISVPLWVYLGYLGASNRDWLMEMVHRGQTGVFIVLGVFGSVLTLLWWRKRRATQQSS; via the coding sequence ATGGATATCCTGCAGATTCTTCTCGATTTGTTCACGGGTTACGGTTATCTGGCTGTTTTCCTGGTATTGCTGGTGTGTGGCTTTGGTGTGCCGATTCCCGAGGACATCACCCTGGTAGCGGGTGGCATCATTTCCGGGCTGGGTTACACCGAAGTGAACTGGATGTTCGTGGTGGGCATGGCCGGCGTGCTGGTAGGCGATGGCATCATGTTCTTTGCCGGGCGCTTCTTCGGCAACCGCGTGCTGCGTTTCCGCCCGGTGGCCAAGGTGATGACGCAGGCGCGCTTCGAGGCTGTGCAGGAGAAGTTCGCCAGGTATGGCAACTGGGTGCTGTTCGTCGCCCGCTTCCTGCCGGGGCTGCGCTCGCCCATCTTCCTTACCGCCGGCCTGACCCGGCGCATTCCCTACTGGCGCTTTCTGCTGATGGACGGCTTTGCCGCGCTGATCTCGGTGCCGCTGTGGGTGTACCTGGGCTACCTGGGCGCCAGCAACCGCGACTGGCTGATGGAAATGGTACACCGTGGCCAGACCGGGGTGTTCATCGTGCTGGGCGTGTTCGGCTCGGTGCTGACCCTGCTGTGGTGGCGCAAGCGCCGCGCCACGCAGCAATCGTCCTGA
- the carB gene encoding carbamoyl-phosphate synthase large subunit, whose protein sequence is MPKRTDIKSILIIGAGPIVIGQACEFDYSGAQACKALREEGYKVVLVNSNPATIMTDPNMADVTYIEPITWQVVEKIIAKERPDAILPTMGGQTALNCALDLARNGVLEKYKVELIGATEDAIDKAEDRGRFKEAMAKIGLSCPLSFVCHTMEESLEAQSKVGFPTLIRPSFTMGGSGGGIAYNKEEFLAICERGFEASPTHELLIEQSVLGWKEYEMEVVRDRNDNCIIICSIENFDPMGVHTGDSITVAPAQTLTDKEYQIMRNASLAVLREIGVDTGGSNVQFAVNPDTGDMIVIEMNPRVSRSSALASKATGFPIAKVAAKLAVGYTLDELRNEITGGATPASFEPSIDYVVTKIPRFAFEKFPQADDRLTTQMKSVGEVMAMGRTLQESMQKALRGLETGLSGFNPVTSNEESIRHELGAPGPERILYVADAFRSGMSRDDIFAISKIDPWFLAQIEDLVGEEQALAGRKLESLSYDELRRLKRKGFSDRRLGELLGTDQAAVRAHRWSLKLHPVYKRVDTCAAEFATNTAYMYSTYEEECEAAPTDRKKVMVLGGGPNRIGQGIEFDYCCVHAALSLRESGFETIMVNCNPETVSTDYDTSDRLYFEPLTLEDVLEICRVEKPFGVIVQYGGQTPLKLARALEANGVPIIGTSPDMIDAAEDRERFQQLLNDLGLKQPPNRTARNPVDAMRLAEEIGYPLVVRPSYVLGGRAMEIVHEPADLERYMREAVKVSNDSPVLLDRFLNDAIEVDVDCISDGTDVVIGGIMQHIEQAGVHSGDSACSLPPYSLFPAVQDEIRRQTVAMARALNVVGLMNVQFAIQRDTIYVLEVNPRASRTVPFVSKVTSAPLAKIAARAMAGISLKEQGFTKEVVPPYYAVKEAVFPFIKFPGVDTILGPEMKSTGEVMGVGRTFAEAFVKSQLAAGDRLPRTGKVFLSLRQSDKEGGVEVARELQKLGFGVCATRGTAKALAEAGIVVQIVNKVNEGRPHIVDMIKNGEIDVLVNTVDEKRQAIQDSHAIRRSALQMRVPQYTTLAGAKAVCVGLSHVDDFDVYSVQQLHAEVQG, encoded by the coding sequence ATGCCGAAACGTACTGATATCAAGAGCATTCTCATCATTGGCGCCGGCCCGATCGTGATCGGCCAGGCGTGCGAATTCGACTACTCCGGCGCCCAGGCCTGCAAGGCACTGCGCGAAGAGGGTTACAAGGTGGTGCTGGTGAACTCCAACCCGGCCACCATCATGACCGACCCGAACATGGCCGACGTCACCTACATCGAGCCGATTACCTGGCAGGTGGTGGAAAAGATCATCGCCAAGGAGCGTCCGGACGCGATCCTGCCGACCATGGGCGGCCAGACCGCGCTGAACTGCGCCCTGGACCTGGCACGCAACGGCGTGCTGGAGAAGTACAAGGTCGAGCTGATCGGCGCCACCGAAGACGCCATCGACAAGGCGGAGGACCGCGGCCGCTTCAAGGAAGCCATGGCCAAGATCGGCCTGTCCTGCCCGCTGTCCTTCGTATGCCACACCATGGAAGAATCGCTGGAAGCGCAGAGCAAGGTCGGCTTCCCGACCCTGATCCGCCCGTCCTTCACCATGGGCGGTTCCGGCGGCGGCATCGCCTACAACAAGGAAGAGTTCCTGGCCATCTGCGAGCGCGGTTTCGAAGCCTCGCCGACCCACGAACTGCTGATCGAACAATCCGTACTCGGCTGGAAAGAGTACGAGATGGAAGTGGTGCGCGACCGCAACGACAACTGCATCATCATCTGCTCGATCGAAAACTTCGACCCGATGGGTGTGCATACCGGCGACTCCATCACCGTGGCCCCGGCGCAGACGCTGACCGACAAGGAATACCAGATCATGCGCAATGCCTCGCTGGCAGTGCTGCGTGAAATCGGTGTGGATACCGGCGGCTCCAACGTGCAGTTCGCGGTGAACCCGGACACCGGTGACATGATCGTCATCGAGATGAACCCGCGCGTATCGCGTTCCTCGGCACTGGCTTCCAAGGCCACCGGCTTCCCGATCGCCAAGGTCGCCGCCAAGCTGGCGGTGGGCTACACCCTGGACGAACTGCGCAACGAGATCACCGGCGGCGCCACCCCGGCCTCGTTCGAGCCGTCCATCGACTACGTGGTAACCAAGATCCCGCGTTTCGCCTTCGAGAAATTCCCGCAGGCCGACGACCGCCTGACCACCCAGATGAAGTCGGTGGGCGAAGTGATGGCCATGGGCCGCACGCTGCAGGAATCGATGCAGAAAGCACTGCGTGGCCTGGAAACCGGCCTGTCCGGCTTCAACCCGGTAACCAGCAACGAAGAATCCATCCGTCACGAGCTGGGCGCGCCCGGCCCGGAACGCATCCTGTACGTGGCCGACGCCTTCCGCAGCGGCATGAGCCGTGACGACATCTTCGCCATCAGCAAGATCGACCCGTGGTTCCTGGCGCAGATCGAGGACCTGGTAGGCGAAGAGCAGGCACTGGCTGGCCGCAAGCTGGAAAGCCTGTCCTACGACGAGCTGCGTCGCCTGAAGCGCAAGGGCTTCTCCGACCGCCGTCTGGGCGAGCTGCTGGGCACCGACCAGGCTGCCGTTCGCGCCCACCGCTGGAGCCTGAAGCTGCACCCGGTATACAAGCGCGTGGACACCTGCGCCGCCGAGTTCGCCACCAACACCGCCTACATGTACTCCACCTACGAGGAAGAGTGCGAGGCTGCACCAACCGACCGCAAGAAGGTAATGGTGCTGGGTGGCGGCCCGAACCGTATCGGCCAGGGTATCGAATTCGACTACTGCTGCGTGCATGCTGCGCTGTCGCTGCGTGAATCCGGTTTCGAGACCATCATGGTCAACTGCAACCCGGAAACCGTGTCCACCGACTACGACACCTCCGACCGCCTGTACTTCGAGCCGCTGACGCTGGAAGACGTGCTGGAAATCTGCCGCGTGGAAAAACCGTTCGGCGTGATCGTGCAGTACGGCGGCCAGACCCCGCTGAAACTGGCGCGCGCACTGGAAGCCAACGGCGTGCCCATCATTGGCACCAGCCCGGACATGATCGATGCCGCGGAAGACCGCGAGCGCTTCCAGCAGCTGCTGAACGACCTGGGCCTGAAGCAGCCGCCGAACCGCACCGCGCGCAACCCGGTGGATGCGATGCGCCTGGCCGAAGAAATCGGCTACCCGCTGGTGGTGCGTCCGTCCTACGTACTGGGCGGCCGCGCGATGGAAATCGTGCACGAGCCGGCCGACCTGGAGCGCTACATGCGCGAGGCAGTGAAGGTATCCAACGACAGCCCGGTGCTGCTGGATCGCTTCCTGAACGACGCCATCGAAGTGGACGTTGACTGCATCTCCGACGGCACCGACGTGGTGATCGGCGGCATCATGCAGCACATCGAACAGGCCGGCGTGCACTCCGGTGACTCCGCTTGCTCGCTGCCGCCGTACAGCCTGTTCCCGGCTGTGCAGGACGAGATCCGCCGCCAGACCGTGGCCATGGCCCGCGCGCTGAACGTGGTGGGCCTGATGAACGTGCAGTTCGCCATCCAGCGCGACACCATCTACGTGCTGGAAGTGAACCCGCGTGCCTCGCGTACCGTGCCGTTCGTGTCCAAGGTAACCTCCGCGCCGCTGGCCAAGATCGCCGCCCGCGCCATGGCCGGCATCAGCCTCAAGGAGCAGGGTTTCACCAAGGAAGTGGTACCGCCGTACTACGCGGTGAAGGAAGCGGTATTCCCGTTCATCAAGTTCCCGGGCGTGGACACCATCCTCGGCCCCGAGATGAAGTCCACCGGTGAAGTGATGGGCGTTGGCCGCACCTTCGCCGAAGCCTTCGTCAAGAGCCAGCTGGCTGCCGGCGACCGTCTGCCGCGCACCGGCAAGGTGTTCCTGTCGCTGCGTCAGAGTGACAAGGAAGGTGGCGTGGAAGTGGCGCGCGAACTGCAGAAGCTGGGCTTCGGCGTCTGCGCCACCCGCGGTACCGCCAAGGCGCTGGCCGAGGCCGGCATCGTGGTGCAGATCGTCAACAAGGTGAACGAAGGTCGTCCGCACATCGTCGACATGATCAAGAACGGCGAGATCGACGTGCTGGTCAACACCGTGGACGAGAAGCGCCAGGCGATCCAGGACAGCCACGCCATCCGCCGCTCCGCGCTGCAGATGCGCGTGCCGCAGTACACCACCCTGGCCGGTGCCAAGGCAGTGTGCGTGGGCCTGTCGCACGTGGATGACTTCGATGTGTACAGCGTGCAGCAGCTGCACGCGGAAGTGCAGGGCTAA
- a CDS encoding FKBP-type peptidyl-prolyl cis-trans isomerase → MAELIIEDLVVGDGTEAQTGKEVTVHYTGWLTDGSKFDSSKDRFQPFSFPLGAGYVIKGWDQGVVGMKVGGKRKLTIPAELGYGARGAGGVIPPNAILVFEVELLQVD, encoded by the coding sequence ATGGCAGAACTGATCATCGAAGACTTGGTCGTGGGTGACGGCACCGAGGCGCAGACCGGCAAGGAAGTCACCGTGCACTACACCGGCTGGCTGACCGATGGCAGCAAATTCGATTCCAGCAAGGACCGTTTCCAGCCGTTCAGCTTCCCGCTGGGCGCAGGCTACGTCATCAAGGGTTGGGACCAGGGCGTAGTGGGCATGAAAGTGGGCGGCAAGCGCAAGCTCACCATCCCCGCGGAACTGGGTTATGGCGCCCGCGGCGCCGGCGGCGTGATTCCGCCGAATGCCATCCTGGTATTTGAAGTGGAGCTGCTGCAGGTAGACTGA
- a CDS encoding DUF4149 domain-containing protein, which yields MNGLREIARTLWIGGMWVIGIIVTPVLFSSLENVTAGMVAGRLFAMIAWVGLVCGIFLMVELVLRNGARALKSGPFWLLVGMLLCIVINHFAVTPIIAGLKLKMNHAAEGLFGGGFGTWHAISSLIYLVQSLMGLVYILSNDN from the coding sequence ATGAACGGTTTGCGTGAAATTGCCCGCACCTTGTGGATTGGCGGCATGTGGGTGATCGGCATCATCGTGACGCCAGTGCTGTTTTCATCGCTGGAAAACGTCACTGCCGGCATGGTGGCCGGGCGGCTGTTTGCCATGATCGCCTGGGTGGGACTGGTGTGCGGCATCTTCCTGATGGTGGAACTGGTGCTGCGCAACGGTGCCCGCGCACTGAAAAGCGGCCCGTTCTGGCTGCTGGTGGGCATGCTGCTGTGCATTGTGATCAATCACTTTGCGGTGACGCCCATCATTGCCGGCCTCAAGCTGAAGATGAACCATGCGGCAGAAGGCTTGTTCGGCGGTGGTTTCGGCACCTGGCATGCGATTTCCAGCCTGATCTACCTGGTGCAGAGCCTGATGGGGCTGGTGTACATCCTCAGCAACGACAACTGA
- the folP gene encoding dihydropteroate synthase: MQPFVCGRFTLDLTRPLVMGILNVTPDSFSDGGRFDRLDAALAHAEQLLADGADILDIGGESTRPGAPFVSPQEEEQRVLPVLQKLAGLGVPLSLDTRRSSVMRAALDAGAVDLINDVSALEDDGALPLVAAANVGICLMHKQGNPDNMQQRPQYRDVVEEVGDYLARRVALCREQGVAMERLLADPGFGFGKTLEHNLALLRELPRLEAMAGVPLLVGMSRKSMLGAVTGEQQPDQRLGASVAVALLAAQRGARIIRVHDVKATRQALQMWQALEASN; this comes from the coding sequence ATGCAGCCATTTGTTTGCGGGCGATTCACGCTCGACCTGACCCGTCCCCTGGTGATGGGAATCCTCAACGTTACTCCCGACTCCTTCTCCGACGGCGGCCGCTTCGACCGGCTGGACGCGGCGCTGGCACATGCCGAGCAGCTGCTGGCCGACGGGGCGGACATCCTCGACATCGGCGGTGAATCCACCCGCCCGGGCGCGCCCTTCGTCAGCCCGCAGGAGGAAGAGCAGCGCGTGCTGCCGGTGCTGCAGAAGCTGGCAGGCCTGGGCGTGCCGCTGTCGCTGGATACCCGCCGCAGCAGCGTGATGCGCGCAGCGCTGGATGCTGGTGCGGTGGACCTGATCAACGATGTGTCGGCGCTGGAAGACGACGGCGCGCTGCCGCTGGTGGCTGCGGCCAACGTTGGCATCTGCCTGATGCACAAGCAGGGCAACCCGGACAATATGCAGCAGCGGCCGCAGTACCGCGACGTGGTGGAAGAGGTGGGCGACTACCTGGCGCGCCGCGTGGCGTTGTGCCGCGAGCAGGGCGTGGCGATGGAACGCCTGCTGGCCGACCCCGGCTTCGGTTTTGGCAAGACGCTGGAGCACAATCTGGCGCTGCTGCGCGAGCTACCGCGGCTGGAAGCCATGGCCGGCGTGCCGCTGCTGGTGGGCATGTCGCGCAAGTCCATGCTGGGCGCGGTGACCGGCGAGCAGCAGCCGGACCAGCGCCTGGGCGCCAGTGTGGCGGTGGCACTGTTGGCCGCACAGCGCGGCGCCAGGATCATCCGCGTGCATGACGTGAAAGCCACCCGCCAGGCGCTGCAGATGTGGCAGGCGCTGGAAGCATCCAACTAA
- the yhbY gene encoding ribosome assembly RNA-binding protein YhbY, which produces MELTPVQRQYLKGLAHSLNPVVMIGNNGLTESVIREIAINLDAHELIKVRVQGDDRDARVAIYEQVSNELGAGQVQHIGKLLVLYRPSDKQLIELPKSKKALKARP; this is translated from the coding sequence ATCGAACTGACCCCTGTCCAGCGCCAATACCTGAAAGGTCTGGCCCACTCGCTGAACCCGGTGGTGATGATCGGCAACAACGGCCTGACCGAGTCGGTTATCCGCGAAATCGCCATCAACCTGGATGCCCACGAGCTGATCAAGGTCCGCGTACAGGGCGACGACCGCGACGCCCGCGTGGCCATCTACGAACAGGTCAGCAACGAGCTGGGCGCCGGCCAGGTGCAGCATATCGGCAAACTGCTGGTGCTGTATCGCCCGTCCGACAAGCAGCTGATCGAGCTGCCCAAGAGCAAGAAAGCGCTGAAGGCCCGTCCGTAA